The window AGAAAATTTTAAAGAACATAGCAAAACGCATTTGTGTTTTTACGAGCAGGGATTTGTTTCCGCTTTGGACTCGGAACTTTATGAGGAGAAAGGCAAAATCATTTTAAATACCAAAGCGTATAAAGGATTTGCCCCAACGATTGCAAAGCTGATTGAAGTTTCCGATACAAGCTTAGTGGAAATCGGGCAGCCGCCGATGCCGATTGCTCGAATATATAATGACCGCAAAATATATCCGTTCGGCAATGTGGAAGTTTATATGCATTCTCCGTTTATGATGGCATGCCGAAATAGCTGCTCCGGTGAAATCCTTTGGAAAACGAAAATCGGCGCTTATTTATATACGGAAGTCAAAGCGGAAAGCGGCATTTTGTATTTTGGAACGGACGGCAAGGGCGGGAAGTTTTGGGCGGTTAATTTATTAGACGGCAGTACAGTCTATAATTATAACAGCAGGGGAACCTCAAACTTTTTGTTTTATCGGGATTATGTATTATTATCCAACGAGAAAAATAAACCGATTTTATTACACCGAAAAGACGGCACATTAGTTAAAGCGCTCGAATTCGGCGATTACAAAATAACGGTCTATCAGCAGATGATTATAGTAAAAGACAGATTATACGCTATTGCCTCTAAAAAGGATACGGTTTATGCAGTATACACCGATTTGGTATAATTAATATAAGGAGAATAAACTGCTTACTATTGAAAGAATTGATTAAAAATCAAAAAATTTTAATGAAAACTTCTTTGCAAAAGTATCGGATAAACTATGGGAAAGAGGAGAAATAGAAGAAATTAAAAACCGAACCGATGAGAACTTATTTCTTTTTCATAATCTTCTGTGAACTTCCTTTTATGCGGGCTGCCGACAACGCAATATACGCTTAAATCGGACGAATTAAAAACGGGCTTGTGTTTTTTTTGAAAAATCCGCTTCCCAAATTTCCTGTTTTATTTCTTCGGTATCTATTTGCGGATTTTGTTTTGCTTCTTTTCTTTTTTGCAATTGGTGTTTAACGTAATCGATATATAATTTAAGTCTTCCCATAGCTTTAAATTTACACGAAAAAAAAGGTTTAGTCTAGCAGGGAATACGGGGTCCGGCACTTTTCAAAACATACACGTTGTGATAAACTGAAAAAATGAATTGTGTTGTTTTTACAGGCGGAGGAACGGGCGGTCATATTTTTCCCGGTCTTGCCGTAGCGGAGATTTTCAGCTCCAAAACAAATTACAGGATTTACTGGATAGGCTCAAACGGCGGTGCGGATAAAAATATTGTTGAATCCGAAGAAAAAATTTCGAATTTAAAATTCATAAGTATACCCGCCGGAAAACTTAGGCGTTATTTCAGCTTGGAAAACTTTATAGATATATTTAAAACGGCGGCGGGATTTATAAAATCTTTTTTTATTCTCTTAAAATTAAAACCCGCTTTTGTTTTTTCAAAAGGAGGCTTTGTTTCGGTACCGCCCTGCGCCGCGGCGAAACTTTTAAAAATTCCTATTATTACACATGAGTGCGATTTTTCTCCGGGTCTTGCAACCAAACTTAATTCCAAATTCGCTTCTCATATTTTGACCTCCTATAACGAAACAATAAATCAATTGAGTAAGGCTGTCAGAGGAAAGGCGGTTTGTACGGGCAACCCGGTAAGACTTTCTTTTTATTCCGCAGACGAAAAAAAAGGAAGAGATTTTATAAAAGCGAACTCGGATAAACCCATTCTTTTGGTTTTAGGAGGAAGCCTCGGCGCCCGCCAAATAAATGACCTTATTTTTGATTCCATAGAATTTTTAGCGGAACACTTTACAGTAGTTCATCAAACAGGTGAAAAAAATATTGAGCAGGGAAAAGAAATTTCGGAAAAGTTAAAAAAGTCGCAGGCGGCGGAATTAAATCCGTCTATATGTAAAAATTATAAACCGTATGCTTTTATAAAAGATGAAATGCCGGATATTTTAAAAGCCGCTTCAATTATAGTTTCCAGAGCGGGAGCAAACACTGTTTGGGAATCCGCGGCGGCGGGAAAACCTATGATTTTAATTCCTTTGGAAAAAGGAAGTTCCAGAGGGGACCAAATTGAAAATGCAGAATTTTTTAAATTAAACGGAGCTGCAGCCGTACTGAAAGGAGATGAAGTTTCTTCCGATAATTTTACAAAAATCGTAAAAGAATTTTTAGACAACCCCGAAAAGCTGAAAAAAACGGCTGAAGCGTCCGGAGCCCTTGCAAAAGAAAAGCCCGCATGTATAATTGCCGATTTTTTAATGAAGTTCTTAGATGAATAACCGTGAACATAAGGATTAACTCGACAAGGACGGAGAATTTATTCTTAAAAAGCAAATCCGTAACCAATTAAAAAGCGTTTTTAGAAATTTATGCGAAACGCCTACTTTGAAACTCTAACAGTCCCGATAAATAAAAAGGTAGACTTCTTTTAACCGCTGTTGTTACACCGATTAAAAACGCAGCGAGTTTTGCTTACATACTTATTTTTGCAAAACTCGCATTATTTCAATACACGTTTTCATTCCATTTAAAACATGCACAAAATCAACACTTTCGCAATTCGATAATTGCTAAAACGCCGATTTTATATGTACATATTCAACAAATGATAAATTAAATCGCTTTACTGTTTTTCTCGCCGAAATTTAAATAAGATTATTGATACATGACTTTACGGATTTATCAGCCGTTCTGTATACTCTGTAACTTTATTTTTTTAATAGAGGTGTTTTCGGCTCACCGATTTTCAAAAGGCTTCCGAAACATTCGGCACTACCCTCCTCCCGCTACCGTATCTCCGATGTTATGTTTTAAGACGATATGCATCAGATGTATCTACTTTTACCGATTCAGCCTGCTTTATTTAAGATAAAATCAATTGAACGTAAACACTACGTCATTCAGCAGTTTATGCAGCCTGCACTACACACCTCCGCCTGATGGAAGCGGCTTAATAAAAACAGGTCTAATTCGGTTTTGAGGTATTGATTGTACGAGTTTTATTATGGTAGAAAGTCATGTTGTAAAATTTTTCCGGCAGATTAGGTTGAGTGAATAACGGATTGTGGGATATAATAGGGATAGGGTGAAAAGGTGTTATACGCACAACTAAGTGTGTCGGGTTTTAGGAACAAAAATGTATTTTTTAATGATTTTAATTGTATTTTCAATTTTTTTGTCGGTTATTATAAAAAATACAAAGCAGAGCAAGAAGTTCCGATAAACAGTGAAATTAAAGAAGAAGATTATCAAGAAATTCAAGAGTATATTTCTAAAACATATAATATAGATATACATGAGATTTTGTTTACATTAATAAAAAATCCTAATAATAAAAATCTGATTCGTTTTGAATTAAAATTAGAAAATAACTCGCAAGAAAAAAATATTAAATTTGATGATAAGAAAAAAAAATGAAATTACTTTTTATATAACAGAAAAAGAATTTGAATTACAAAATAAGTATAAGGCAGAGTTCTTCACCTGTTTTTAATCATTCGAACGAGAAGAGTTAGAGCGAATATATAAAAATTTACCAGCTGATTTGAATTTCCTAAATTAAAGGCATAAAAGAATAAATACTCAAAAAGAAAAAAGACAGGTTGCACGGAAATTATCTGAAATGTAAAAAAACCGACAAAGCGGGAAAACCGTGAGGAAAAGTATCAAGCAAGGCGAAAGAATGAAAAACCAAATGCTTTGACAACCCGCAAAAGATACCGGCAAAAGGCTATGGATAATAAACGGCATAAATAAAAACTATTATTTACATAGTTAGTTGACTATAACTTAAATTATCGCTATGATAAAAACCGACAAAATTGTCGGTTTTTATTTATAAGGAGAGGTTTACTTTGGAAGAAACAAAACAAAAAGTAGGTCAGGTCAGAAAAAAAGAGATATTGGATGCGGCAAAAAAGGTCTTTTTAACGAAAGGATTCGCCGACACGGTAATGGAAGATATTATTACCGAAACATCACTGTCTCGAGGAGGCGTGTATTACCATTACAAAAATAAGGTGGAAATATTACATGACTTAATGAGAGAAGGCATGGCGTATCGCGTAGAGAAGATTAATGAATTTTTAGCGGATTATCCGAAAGCTTTAGATGAAAATGCCGCAGCACAGATGATTGTCGATAAAATACTCGACGAAAGTGAGCTTATGAGCGTATATGCCATCTATCTCCAAGCTCAAAAAAATAATGAGGAGCTAAAAAATTTATTTCCGGTTTTGGTTGAAGAATCCTTAAAAACTGCGTATACCGGCGTTAAAGGGATAAAAAAAGAAAGCTATACATATCTTACCGACGATTTTTTACTCTTTTTTATGAATACGATTATTCTGGGCTGCGAAATTTTGGACGGAGCACGGGAAAACTTTATCAATAACAGAGAGTTCTTTGTAGAAATAGTAAAGCTGTTTATTGAAAGCTATAATAAAGGCAAAATAAAATAATTTTTTTAACTATAAGTTAGCATAAACCAACAAGAGGAGCGATTTATATGAATAACAAAAAAACCGATTTTGACGAAATGCTTGACCGTACTTCGGACGGCAAGAAGGCCAAGCAAACCGAAGATTTAATCAAGGAAGTCGAAAGTTTAAACCTCGATATTCCCAATGAGATTATGAAGCGGATTAAGAATGAGGTGCAGCAAAGTGAAAAGCAGGCACAAATCAGTATGGGCGGTTTGAGCAAGGCTCTTATGAGTGTTGCTCCGGAGTGCAAGGGCAGGATGCGCCTTTCCGTTATTCTTGCCTGTGTCGGAGAGATGTTTAGCTTTGCTACCTATTTCTTTAGCGCTTATGCTGCCGGTTGGCTTATAAAAAGAGCCGGCAACAATCCGGCAGGTTTTGACGAACTTTTGAAATATGCTTTTTTAGCAATGGGTTCATTACTGCTTTATTTTATATGTACCGGATTCAGCACAGCCATTTCGCATAAAACATCCTTTTCCATACTTGCAAAACTCAGACAGACCCTATTTGAAAAATTGAAAGTCATTCCAATGGGGTACTTGGTGGATAATCCCGTCGGCAAGATTAAGGTAATTCTTATGGAGCGAGTGTCGGATATGGAAGATTGGGTAGCCCATCTCATGCCGGAGTTGCCGAGCCGTCTATTACATCCGGCGCTTTGTATCATCATCTTATTCTTTTTCGATTGGCGTATAGGTTTATCGATTTTTGCGCCCTTGCCGATTGTCATTGCCGGTATGGCGGCGATGATGTATAAATACCGCGGCAGAATGGCTGTTTGGCTTTCGAGTTATGCAAATGTTGCCGATAGAAGTGCGGAATATGTTCGAGGAATTCCGGTAATCAAAGCCTTTGCGCAAGATAAGCTCTCTTACGGAAAATTTGCCGATGCGGTCAAATTCTATCATTTTTCCACGATGAAGTGGTGGAAACAAAGCTGGTTAGGTAAAGCCTTGATGACTGCGGCGATGATGACGCCGCAGCTGATGAGTATGCCCTTAGCCTTTTATTTTTACGGACAGGGTCAAATAGGTATTGAAACCCTGCTTTTAGCCCTTACCCTTCCTATTTCCATACTGCCGCAGGCTTTTGCACTAATGACGAGCTTTGAACTCTTTCAGATGGCTTCCGGCAACTGGGGGCATATACAAGAATTGCTTGATATGCCTATTCAAAAACGCCCCGATGCGGAACATAGAGCTGCTATCGATGCTGATAAGGGAATCAAATTTGAAAAGGTAAGTTTTTCATATACTGACGGTAATGAGGTGCTGCACGATATCTCCTTTGAGACCAAGCCGGGTGAGGTAACTGCGCTTGTAGGTCCTTCAGGCGGCGGAAAATCGACAATTGCAAAGCTTTTGGCAGGGTTTTGGGACCCCTCATCGGGCATAATTTCTCTCGGCGGTGCGGAAACAAAATCCATTTCATTTAAGCAGCTTGCCGAAGAGATTTCTTTCGTTTCTCAAGATAACTTCCTGTTCGATGTAAGTATCAGGGATAATATTCGTCTCGGAAAACCGAATGCGACTGAAGAGGAGATTATTGCGGCGGCAAAGGCTGCGCATTGCCATGAGTTTATCACGGCGCTCCCTGAAGGGTATAACACAAAGGCGGGCGAAGCGGGCGGCGCAATGTCGGGCGGAGAACGCCAACGCATCACCCTTGCAAGAGCCATTCTGAAGCCCGCTTCCACCATTATTTTAGATGAGGCGACCGCCTATGCAGACCCCGAAAATGAAG is drawn from Treponema pedis and contains these coding sequences:
- a CDS encoding PQQ-binding-like beta-propeller repeat protein: MKAYPLLLEGISFRAHNIIGIYRIKEKIAVLHCAFSFAGAEQSAEDKRKPNYILLDLFSENFKEHSKTHLCFYEQGFVSALDSELYEEKGKIILNTKAYKGFAPTIAKLIEVSDTSLVEIGQPPMPIARIYNDRKIYPFGNVEVYMHSPFMMACRNSCSGEILWKTKIGAYLYTEVKAESGILYFGTDGKGGKFWAVNLLDGSTVYNYNSRGTSNFLFYRDYVLLSNEKNKPILLHRKDGTLVKALEFGDYKITVYQQMIIVKDRLYAIASKKDTVYAVYTDLV
- a CDS encoding ABC transporter ATP-binding protein: MNNKKTDFDEMLDRTSDGKKAKQTEDLIKEVESLNLDIPNEIMKRIKNEVQQSEKQAQISMGGLSKALMSVAPECKGRMRLSVILACVGEMFSFATYFFSAYAAGWLIKRAGNNPAGFDELLKYAFLAMGSLLLYFICTGFSTAISHKTSFSILAKLRQTLFEKLKVIPMGYLVDNPVGKIKVILMERVSDMEDWVAHLMPELPSRLLHPALCIIILFFFDWRIGLSIFAPLPIVIAGMAAMMYKYRGRMAVWLSSYANVADRSAEYVRGIPVIKAFAQDKLSYGKFADAVKFYHFSTMKWWKQSWLGKALMTAAMMTPQLMSMPLAFYFYGQGQIGIETLLLALTLPISILPQAFALMTSFELFQMASGNWGHIQELLDMPIQKRPDAEHRAAIDADKGIKFEKVSFSYTDGNEVLHDISFETKPGEVTALVGPSGGGKSTIAKLLAGFWDPSSGIISLGGAETKSISFKQLAEEISFVSQDNFLFDVSIRDNIRLGKPNATEEEIIAAAKAAHCHEFITALPEGYNTKAGEAGGAMSGGERQRITLARAILKPASTIILDEATAYADPENEALIQEAISHLVKGKNLVIVAHRLNTIKQAHQIILIDKGRIIAKGRHDELMKEPLYANLWKQYLGE
- the murG gene encoding undecaprenyldiphospho-muramoylpentapeptide beta-N-acetylglucosaminyltransferase is translated as MNCVVFTGGGTGGHIFPGLAVAEIFSSKTNYRIYWIGSNGGADKNIVESEEKISNLKFISIPAGKLRRYFSLENFIDIFKTAAGFIKSFFILLKLKPAFVFSKGGFVSVPPCAAAKLLKIPIITHECDFSPGLATKLNSKFASHILTSYNETINQLSKAVRGKAVCTGNPVRLSFYSADEKKGRDFIKANSDKPILLVLGGSLGARQINDLIFDSIEFLAEHFTVVHQTGEKNIEQGKEISEKLKKSQAAELNPSICKNYKPYAFIKDEMPDILKAASIIVSRAGANTVWESAAAGKPMILIPLEKGSSRGDQIENAEFFKLNGAAAVLKGDEVSSDNFTKIVKEFLDNPEKLKKTAEASGALAKEKPACIIADFLMKFLDE
- a CDS encoding TetR/AcrR family transcriptional regulator, which translates into the protein MEETKQKVGQVRKKEILDAAKKVFLTKGFADTVMEDIITETSLSRGGVYYHYKNKVEILHDLMREGMAYRVEKINEFLADYPKALDENAAAQMIVDKILDESELMSVYAIYLQAQKNNEELKNLFPVLVEESLKTAYTGVKGIKKESYTYLTDDFLLFFMNTIILGCEILDGARENFINNREFFVEIVKLFIESYNKGKIK